From Chaetodon auriga isolate fChaAug3 chromosome 10, fChaAug3.hap1, whole genome shotgun sequence, a single genomic window includes:
- the rnd1b gene encoding rho family GTPase 1b, translating to MKERRNTQPLVVRCKLVLVGDVQCGKTAMLQVLAKDCYPETYVPTVFENYTACLELEEQRVELSLWDTSGSPYYDNVRPLCYSDSDAVLLCFDISRPDTVDSSLKKWKTEILDFCPSTRILLIGCKTDLRTDVCTLMELSNQKQTPITYEQGSAMAKQLGAEAYLECSAFTSEKSIHSVFRTAAMACINKLQPLPKTSPTRRLSKRLLHLPSKSDLLSSTFKKEKAKSCSVM from the exons ATGAAGGaaaggagaaacacacagcCGCTGGTGGTGAGATGTAAACTGGTGCTTGTTGGAGACGTTCAATGCGGAAAAACGGCGATGTTGCAAGTGCTGGCGAAGGACTGTTATCCAGAG ACCTACGTGCCCACGGTATTTGAAAACTACACAGCCtgtctggagctggaggagcagcgagTGGAGCTCAGTCTGTGGGACACCTCAG GTTCTCCATACTACGATAATGTGAGGCCCCTGTGCTACAGCGACTCAGACGCAGTTTTACTGTGCTTTGACATCAGCCGCCCGGACACTGTGGACAGCAGTCTGAAGAAG TGGAAAACTGAGATCCTGGACTTCTGTCCCAGCACACGCATCCTGCTCATTGGCTGTAAGACTGACCTGCGCACGGATGTCTGCACACTGATGGAGCTGTCCAATCAGAAACAGACCCCCATCACCTATGAGCAG GGTTCTGCTATGGCCAAGCAGCTGGGTGCAGAGGCTTACCTGGAGTGCTCAGCGTTCACCTCGGAGAAAAGCATCCACAGCGTGTTCCGCACCGCAGCGATGGCCTgcatcaacaagctgcagccTCTCCCCAAGACCAGCCCCACCCGCCGCCTCTCCAAAAGACTTCTCCACCTGCCCAGCAAGTCAGATTtgctctcctccaccttcaaGAAGGAAAAGGCCAAGAGCTGCTCGGTCATGTGA
- the LOC143327234 gene encoding putative E3 ubiquitin-protein ligase DTX3 has product MENRAGSQSGEDCAICLDTIRGKKTLRCSHSFCSECIDSFFKCKPACPICNTYHGEYRGNQPEGTMTVTRSWQRLPGFEHCGSIVIQYDFPAGIQGPEHPNPGVRYSRTSRTAFLPACEEGEKVLKLLRKAFDRRLIFTVGRSVTTGLNNVITWNDIHHKTSTGGGPQCFGYPDPDYLFRVQEELRLKGVTEDN; this is encoded by the exons atggaaaacagAGCGGGCAGTCAGTCTGGTGAAGACTGCGCCATCTGCTTGGACACAATTCGCGGGAAGAAAACGTTAAGGTGCTCCCACTCGTTTTGCTCGGAGTGTATCGACTCGTTTTTTAAGTGTAAACCCGCTTGTCCGATATGCAACACCTACCACGGAGAGTACAGGGGGAACCAGCCGGAGGGCACGATGACGGTGACGCGCAGCTGGCAGCGCCTCCCCGGCTTCGAGCACTGCGGATCTATCGTGATACAGTACGACTTTCCTGCCGGGATACAAGGG CCTGAGCACCCAAACCCAGGGGTGAGGTACAGCAGAACCTCCCGTACTGCCTTCCTGCCAGCCTgcgaagagggagaaaaagtcctgaagctgctgaggaAAGCCTTCGATAGGAGACTCATCTTCACCGTCGGACGATCTGTTACCACAGGCCTCAACAACGTCATCACCTGGAACGACATTCACCACAAGACCAGCACAGGAGGTGGCCCACAGTG TTTTGGATATCCAGATCCAGATTATTTGTTCAGGGTTCAAGAGGAGCTTCGTCTTAAAGGAGTGACAGAAGATAACTGA